The Streptomyces sp. A2-16 sequence TCCGGTCTCTCCTCGCGCACGGCGGCGACGAGGGCGTCGGTGGCCTGCCCGAACTCGACGTTCGAGGTGAGGACCGTCAGTGAGGCGATGGCCCGTCCGTCCGGTTCCGTGCCCTTGCCGTAAGGCGCGATGAACCATGCCAGCAGCGCCAGCACCGCGGCCGCCCAGATCGTCCCGGGCCACCAGCGGGTGAGCAGGGCGAGGGCCAGGCCCGCCCCCGCGGGGGCGAGCAGCCACGGGAGGAAGGCGAGGAGCTGGGGGACGGGGGTGATGCCGTCCGTGTCGGCGAGCCGGCATCCCAGGACCACACTCACGGCGGCGAAGAGCAGGGCGGCGGTGCTGATACCGAGTCCTCGGCGGGTCACCGTCCCGAGCCTACGAGCGGGCGTCGACCTTCGCCAGGAACCGGCCGAGCACGGTGTTGAACTCCGCCGCCCGTTCCAGGTTCGGCAGGTGCGCCGCCCCCTTGATGACATGCAGTTCCGAGTCCGGGAGCAGCGTGTGCATGGCCTCGGCGTCGGCGACCGGCGTGTAGGTGTCGTCGGCGCCCACCGTCACCAGCGCCGGGACCGTGACGCGGGTGAGCAGTTCGCGGTAGTCGGGGCGGGCGGCGCGGGCGCGCAGGGCGGCCGCCGCGGACTCGGGGCGGGTGGCCGTCATCATGCCGTGGACGTGCGCCCTGACCTCGGGGGAGGCGTACGGCGCGACCATCTTCCCCAGCACCTCGTCGGCGTACCCGTGCATGCCCTCGCGCAGCAGCCGGTCCGCCATGGCGTGCCGGGCCCGCACGCCCTCGGGGGTCTCCACCGCCGCGAAGGTGTCGGCGAGGACCAGGCCCCGGATCCGCCCGGGGAAGCGCCGGTAGCAGTCCATGACGATCTGGCCGCCCATGGACAGGCCCGCCAGCACACAGGCCGGCACGCCCTGTTCGTCCAGCAGCGCCTCGATGTCCTCGGCGAAGTCCTCGAAGAGCTCGACGGGGGCCCCGCCGGGTGCGGTGCCGTAGCCGCGCAGGTCGGGGGCGAGCACCGGGCGGGAGGCGGAGAACGCCTCGATCTGCGGGCGCCACATCGTGTGGTCGAAGGGATGGCCGTGCACCAGGACCAGGGGGATCGCCGTCATGCCGCCGACCCTAGGTCGGCGCAACATCTCGGTGCAATAAAATCTTTGCCCTCAGTGCAATCACAGGGGGCCCCCGTGCACGACTACCGCCGTATCGCCGACCGCATAGCCGCCGACATCGCCACCGGACGGCTCCGCCCGGGCGAACGCCTGCCCCCGCAGCGGAAGTTCGCGCGCCGGCACGGGATCGCCGCCTCGACGGCGGAGCGCGCGTACGGCGAACTCGTACGGCGGGGACTGGTCGTCGGCGAGGTCGGACGCGGCACCTTCGTGAAGGCCACCACCCCCGTGCGGCCCGGCAGGGGGCTCATCGAGGACGCCGGGACGCCCGTCAACCTGGAGCTCAACTACCCGTCCGCGGAAGGCCAGTCCGAACTCCTCGGCGACGCCCTCGCGCCCCTGCTGCGCCCCGACGTGCTGGCCGAGGCGCTCCGCCCGGCCGCCGCCACCGGCACCCCGGCCGCCCGCGAGGCCGCCGCCGCTCTCCTGACCACCCCCGGATGGTGCCCCGACCCGTCCCGGATCCTCTTCACCGGCAACGCCCGCCAGTCCGTCGCCGCCGCCCTCGCCTCGCTGGTGCGGCCGGGCGGCCGGGTCGGGGTCGAGGAGCTGACGTATCCGGTCGTCAAGGAGATCGCGGCCCGGCTCGGCATCACGCTGGTGCCGCTGGCCACGGACGAGGACGGCCCGCGCCCGGAGTCGGTGGCCGCCGCCCACCGCACGGCCCCCCTGTCGGCCCTCTACGTGCAGCCGACCCTGCACAACCCGACGTCCGTCACCATGAGCCCCGGGCGCCGCCGCCAACTCGCCTCGGTGGTGGCCGACCTGGGCGTCCCCGTCGTGGAGGACCGCATCTGGTCCTTCCTCGCGGAGGCCGACGACCCGTTCGCCGCGCACGCCCCCGACCTCACCCACGTCGTCGACGGCCTCTCCAAGCGGGTCGCGCCCGGGCTCACGGTCGGCTTCCTCGTCGTACCGCGGGAGCGGGTGGACACGGTGGCGGACGCCGTGCGGTCGGGTGGGTGGAGTGCGGGGCGGTTCGCGCTGGAGGCGGGGGCGCGGTGGACGGCGGACGGGACCGTGGCGCGGCTGGTCGAGGCCAAGCGGGCCGACGCGGCACACCGGCAGCGGGTGCTGGCCGAATGCCTGGACGGGTTCGCCGTACGGTCCGATCCGCGCGCGTACTACGCCTGGTGGCAACTCCCCCTCCCCTGGCGGGCGGACACCTTCACGGCCGCCGCCGCGGCACTCGGTATCGCCGTGACGCCGGGACCCTCCTTCGCCGTCGACCCGAGCCGCACCCCGGACGCGGTCAGACTTGGGCTCGCGTCGGCTGCGGTGCCGGATCTGGAACGGGCACTGCGGACGCTCGCCGGGCTCGCAGCGAGCCGTACCGACCGCTGAGCCAGCAGCTCAGAGCCACCGTCAGGCCGAGCGCCACCAGCAGCCAGGAGACCGTGCGCAAGGTGGCCGTCAGGGCGTCGTAGACGGCGCCCGCGGCCGGGCGGCGCACCGGGTCGGGCAGATCGGTCAGGGTGAGACGGCGGCCCACGGCGACGGCGAGGCCGAGCAGAGCGCCGCCGAGAGCCGTGCCGAGGGCGGTGGCGGTCAGGGCGCGGCGGCGGCAGGCGGCGACCGCGATACCGGCGGCGGCGAGGGCCGCGGCCGTGACGGGCAGCCAGAAACCGGCGACTTCGAGCACGTCGTAGCCCTTTCGGAGACGGTCCAGTTCGGCGGCCGGGAGCACGGCGACCCGGGTGCGGGGCAGGTCCAACGACACGTGTTCGTAGGCCAGTCGGTGCTCCACCTCGGCCAGGTCGACGGTCACCTCGCGACGGCTGTCGTCGTGCAGCGCGCTCAGCACGGCGTCGTGCACGGCCCGGTTGCCTGCGTCCCACGCGGCGGGGTAGGCCGGGGTGCGGGCGAAGTCGTGCACGAAGGGCTGCAGCGGCCCGTCGACCTCGTCCTCCATCGCGTCCCGTACGGCGGGGTCGGCGGCCGGCGGTGCCATCGCGCCGACGTACCGGCCCGGATCGGCGATGCCGTACGCCGCCCAGGCCGCCGGCGCGCCGAAGGGCACCAGGAGACAGGCCACGGCGATCAGGGCGGCCGACAGGGCGCCACGGACACGGGAGGTCACCCCTTCAGGCAAGACCGCCGAAGGCGGCCGCGCGAGCCGTGGAGCTGCGGATTAGGCCCTCCGGTGGAGGGTTCACCCGAACGGGTGTCTCATGGATCAAGGGGGAACAGGGGAGAAGGAGGCCGATCCATGCGCACCACTACGGCCCTGCGGACCCTGGCCGTGGCCATGCTCACCGGCGCGACGCTCGCCGTCCCGGCGGCGGGCACGTTCGCGGCGGCCCCGCCCACCCAAGCCGAAGGCCACGGTGGCGGCGGTCCGATCTGGGGCACCATCGTCTCCCGCACCACGCTCAACGTGCGGGACGCGCCCACCACCCACTCGGCGATCGTCGACCAGCTCGCACCGGGCAGTCAGGACCGCATCGAGTGCATGGTCCGCGGACAGAGCGTCAACGGCAACCCGTACTGGTACTGGTTCACCGGTGCCGAGGGCTGGGTCAGCGCCGAGTTCGTCGACACCGCCGGACGTTCCGTGCCGACCTGCGCGGACCCGTGTCCGCAGTGGAAGAACGACACCTGGAACAACGCCGACTGGAGCGACCCGAACTGGGACTCCGGCTCCGACTCCTGGGCGGCTTCGGGCTCCGTGACCTTCAGCTTCTCGGGCTCCTGGACCTGGACCGCGACCGGATGAGGCAAGCGCGTGGGCCCCGGCCGGCCGGCCGGGGCCCACGCGCTTGCGCTAGCTGATCCGGTTGCCCTCGGCGTCCTCGTGTGTGTAGTAGCGGTAGAAGAACACGACGAAGACGCCCGCCGCGACCGCCAGCCCCAGGACCGTGGAGCGCAGCACGCTCTCCCCGGTCTGGCTGTACAGGAACCCGACGGCCGCCCCGGCGAAGCCGGACTTCACGGCCGAGTGGAGTTCCCGTTCCAGCAGCGGGGCGAACGTCGCCACGGCGATGCACAGCACGATGAACGCGACCGCCGTCACACAGCCGAACAGCACGTTCCAGCCGGTGATCGGCCCACCGTCACGGCGGTTCGCCGCGGCCCAGTAGCCGTAGACCAGCCCGAGCACGACCGGGACGCCGTACCTGGCGGCCGTGTGCACCTTGGCGCCGAAGACGTCGGGTGTCCGGGCGAACCCGCCCGCGGGTGCCGCATGAGCCATGAGAGCACTCCTCTCTCCCCACCCCGATACGCCCCCGAATACCAGAGCACACCTGGGAAGGGGCCCTGGCAAGTCGAATGCCGTCCTCGCGGTGCGCGGGGCCGACGAGCGGGCAGGAAAGGGACGTTTGCCATCCTGACAACTCCTCTTCGCAGCCGCAGCGGTTACGGTGCTGCCGTAAGTGATCGACGGGGGATGGGGAGGGACCGATGCCCGGAACCGTGCTGTTGCTCGCCGCCTCACCGGTGGGCAGGAGCCGCCTGGTGGACGCGGCGTCCGTGCTTCCCGTCCTCGCGGCCGTGCCGCCGGCCGTGCTCTCCGGCACCGACACCGCCAACGTCGTCGAGCTCGCCGACCCCCTGGAACCGCAGGCCGTCCTGACCCGGCTGCGCGCCGTCGCGGCCGCACCGGGCCCGCTCACCGTGTTCATCGCGGGCCAGCTCGCCCTGGACCGCCGCCAGCACCTGCCGCACCTCGCGCTGGCCCGCACCACGCCCGCCACCGTGCGCTACACCGCGCTGCCCTGGCAGTGGATCCGCGAGGAGTTCCGGCTGCGTCCGCCGGGTTCGACGACCCTCTTCCTCGATCTGCACGCCGACCCGGAGACCTGGGGCCTGCTGCGGACGCACGCGCTCGACTCCGGGCGCAACAACGCGGTGTTCGGCCGGATCGCACCGCCGCCGTCCCGCCGTACGGTGGCCGCACCGGCGTACATGAAGACGATCGCGACGATTCTGCGCAGCGGTTGGCGTCCGCCGGTGGAACAGTTGCATCAGCAGGCGTTCACCCGGCTGGGCCCCGACGCCTACGGGGACGTGGTGCTGTCGGCGCCGCCGATGCCGGTGGCCGCTCCCGCGGGCTTCGCCGCCAGGCCTCCTCATCCGCCCCAACGGCCTCGCCCCCAGGAGCCGGACCGGCCGGTGGTCCCGGTGGTCCCGGTGGTCCCGGCCCAGCCTCCTCAGCAGCAACCGGTGGATCCCCACACGTACATCGCCGCCGCTGTCCAGGCCGGACGGCACCAGGACGCCGACGCCGTCGCCGGCGCGCACGAGGAGGCCGCCGCACGGGCTCACGGACCCGCCTCCGAGCAGGCCCTGCACTGGTCCGAAGTCCGGGCGGATCTCTCGATGTTCGCCAAGGACTCGGCGCGCAGCTGCCGGATCTGGCTGACCGTGGCCGAGACCCGGCTCGCCGCCGGACAGGCCCCGGACTCACCGGCTGTGGAGAAGGCCGTCGACCGGGCCCACCACCAGTGGGGCCAGGTACGCGACAAGGCCCGG is a genomic window containing:
- a CDS encoding SH3 domain-containing protein; the protein is MRTTTALRTLAVAMLTGATLAVPAAGTFAAAPPTQAEGHGGGGPIWGTIVSRTTLNVRDAPTTHSAIVDQLAPGSQDRIECMVRGQSVNGNPYWYWFTGAEGWVSAEFVDTAGRSVPTCADPCPQWKNDTWNNADWSDPNWDSGSDSWAASGSVTFSFSGSWTWTATG
- a CDS encoding alpha/beta hydrolase; amino-acid sequence: MTAIPLVLVHGHPFDHTMWRPQIEAFSASRPVLAPDLRGYGTAPGGAPVELFEDFAEDIEALLDEQGVPACVLAGLSMGGQIVMDCYRRFPGRIRGLVLADTFAAVETPEGVRARHAMADRLLREGMHGYADEVLGKMVAPYASPEVRAHVHGMMTATRPESAAAALRARAARPDYRELLTRVTVPALVTVGADDTYTPVADAEAMHTLLPDSELHVIKGAAHLPNLERAAEFNTVLGRFLAKVDARS
- a CDS encoding PLP-dependent aminotransferase family protein; translation: MHDYRRIADRIAADIATGRLRPGERLPPQRKFARRHGIAASTAERAYGELVRRGLVVGEVGRGTFVKATTPVRPGRGLIEDAGTPVNLELNYPSAEGQSELLGDALAPLLRPDVLAEALRPAAATGTPAAREAAAALLTTPGWCPDPSRILFTGNARQSVAAALASLVRPGGRVGVEELTYPVVKEIAARLGITLVPLATDEDGPRPESVAAAHRTAPLSALYVQPTLHNPTSVTMSPGRRRQLASVVADLGVPVVEDRIWSFLAEADDPFAAHAPDLTHVVDGLSKRVAPGLTVGFLVVPRERVDTVADAVRSGGWSAGRFALEAGARWTADGTVARLVEAKRADAAHRQRVLAECLDGFAVRSDPRAYYAWWQLPLPWRADTFTAAAAALGIAVTPGPSFAVDPSRTPDAVRLGLASAAVPDLERALRTLAGLAASRTDR